A stretch of Toxoplasma gondii ME49 chromosome V, whole genome shotgun sequence DNA encodes these proteins:
- a CDS encoding regulator of chromosome condensation RCC1 (encoded by transcript TGME49_213900~Product name based on PMID:17535896.): MDANASVERLALSGPAETGGEGHACPLAQGIAPEAPSVYTPASGDSSRGAPQLAEEEDPLKPRGNEEEGEKKELNEKEKEKESGEKEEKTTTGSPPEVEWRCPICLVVNAPTDLTCPCCEGPKPGTLPTSSPASSRPSNSASPFAPTAGSGFHLVSAVSSSSPLSSASLSSSAGFFFGGTSGRKSEGFRPDLATPAPAALQVSVFQAFSSVRSSASAPSTVPAEALERGRGNGESGEGAQEAERQKRPAGFVPVFAASAQTGESEHELKKAAEKEEKETEKTCREEKAAEETKQREEEKAAEETKQREEEKEAEEAKQREEEKEEKKRLEVKLERPARDETRIPTAMIFMFGSGEMDQMPFWRSAEEDEDREVLEPRKVKEFEEKDVIRATSGAMHSAVLTADGRCWTFGCGDGGALGRGDDLGDAALSPATVSIDDVTAVACGDSHTAFLTREGELYLAGTYRDAYGALGFPDFDAGAGVAPTFISHRALPALVFSGLNRPSISQVACGENHTAALEVGGASFYVWGSNEFGQLGVSSSSSTASAAQARDEALVSPQGGECALADKLGFLLPQRRTVGELAPSVRNLSIRRIFCGRCTTFLSLSSSFASPALSSSATARFGERDASNGEATQNVEQALVGCGRNRQGEVGCGAAAGAVVDKFEEIRSLRNVDLNFVGGGQFFSVALRTDGCLYTWGQSDFTGHGCSESYGVVEEPRVLEKLAGQVHWVQCGSDHCLAATDAGRLYTWGAGQNFQLGNGEDVDIRRTPFLVDPQLFDSKFVLQAHGGSQHSMVLCWSGRYAPKDAEAKTDLAKAALRKRQRPDTDEEEDEAERESKRRRPSALETGAEATTGASHAEVGLGDEDGERAEQQEGAKEDEEKEAGKAGKVEEKHDAVQGGAKRPRSAGSPAHRAASHAPGTKKDEKESGKAVSEEAAGAPSGCDSDVEDVTVDLQGSEEAAKKRKPSSRGRGRVPRRHSAAPVEKKETASGRVSRAKAAQGREKKSGASEKIEKEAQKRGSSGTAKRAESKQTSKRPSSAASQQEKPQTVPRGKRETSRPPSRVGEKKQRETEKPAARKGERKAVKKTESKAEKKAEKATGKKGATKNARGGAPKKSASAGVTVKKTIQKKTGRKATTPTSKRAAGKAAAKRRPNSR, from the exons ATGGACGCAAACGCATCCGTCGAGCGACTCGCGCTCTCAGGGCCAGCCGAAactggaggcgaaggccaTGCATGTCCGCTCGCCCAGGGCATCGCGCCAGAAGCTCCGAGTGTCTATACACCCGCGTCTGGGGACTCAAGTCGCGGAGCGCCGCAGCTggctgaggaagaagatccaTTGAAGCCCagaggaaatgaagaagaaggagaaaaaaaagagctgaacgagaaggaaaaagagaaagaaagtggggagaaggaagaaaaaacgacaacCGGGTCGCCGCCAGAGGTCGAATGGAGATGCCCTATTTGCCTCGTCGTCAACGCCCCCACAGACTTGACTTGTCCTTGCTGCGAAGGACCGAAACCAGGCACCCTACCgact TCCTCTCCGGCGTCGAGTCGTCCGTCGAACAGCGCGTCTCCCTTCGCTCCGACAGCAGGCTCCGGCTTCCACCttgtctccgccgtctcttcttcttctcctctgtcttccgcgtcgctgtcttcttctgctggtttcttctttgGAGGGACTTcggggaggaagagcgaaggcTTCCGTCCGGACCTGGCGACGCCGGCGCCTGCAGCTCTTCAGGTCAGCGTCTTTCaggcgttttcctctgtacGAAGCAGCGCGTCGGCTCCGAGCACAGTGCCCGCGGAGGCGCtggagcgaggaagaggcaacgGAGAGTCCGGAGAAGGCGcgcaggaggcagagaggcagaagcgccCGGCAGGCTTCGTCCCCGTCttcgcggcgtctgcgcagacaggagagagcgagcacgaactgaagaaggcagcagagaaggaagaaaaggagacggagaagacctgtcgagaagagaaggcagcggaagagacgaagcagcgagaagaagagaaggcagcggaagagacgaagcagcgagaagaagagaaggaagcggaagaggcgaagcagcgagaagaagagaaggaggagaaaaagagactaGAGGTGAAACTGGAGAGACCGGCGCGCGACGAGACGCGAATTCCAACCGCGATGATCTTCATGTTCGGCTCGGGAGAGATGGATCAGATGCCTTTCTGGCGcagcgcagaagaagacgaagaccgCGAGGTCCTGGAACCACGGAAAGTCAAAGAGTTTGAGGAGAAAGATGTCATTCGAGCAACCAGCGGCGCCATGCACTCGGCTGTCTTGACAGCTGACGGCCGCTGTTGGACGTTCGGCTGTGGCGACGGCGGAGCTCTGGGCAGAGGCGACGATCTCGGGGACGCTGCCCTCTCTCCAG CCACCGTTTCCATCGACGATGTCACTGCAGTTGCTTGCGGCGACTCTCACACGGCCTTCCTTACTCGCGAGGGGGAACTGTATCTTGCTGGAACTTATCGA GATGCATACGGCGCACTGGGGTTCCCTGACTTCGACGCAGGGGCAGGAGTCGCGCCGACTTTCATTTCTCACCGTGCGTTGCCTGCGCTTGTTTTCTCCGGCCTGAATCGACCTTCCATTTCTCAAGTG gCCTGTGGAGAGAACCACACGGCGGCGCTGGAAGTCGGAGGCGCTTCGTTCTACGTCTGGGGAAGCAACGAGTTCGGACAActcggcgtctcttcctcttcttcgactgctTCAGCTGCACAGGCGCGCGACGAAGCGCTCGTCTCTCCGCAGGGAGGCGAGTGTGCTCTCGCGGACAAGCTcggatttcttcttcctcaaagAAGAACCGTCGGCGAACTGGCGCCTTCGGTCCGCAACCTCTCCATCAGACGCATCTTCTGCGGACGATGCACtacgttcctctctctctcttcttccttcgcttcccctgctctctcttcttctgccacTGCCCGGTTTGGGGAGCGGGACGCGAGCAATGGAGAAGCGACGCAAAACGTCGAACAGGCGCTCGTCGGATgcgggagaaacagacaaggCGAGGTCGGCTGTGGAGCAGCGGCGGGCGCGGTCGTCGATAAATTCGAGGAAATCCGCTCGCTGAGAAATGTAGACCTGAACTTCGTCGGCGGAGGACAGTTCTTCTCGGTCGCGCTCCGAACAGAcggctgtctgtacacctggggACAAAGCGACTTCACAG GCCATGGATGTTCGGAGAGCTAcggcgtcgtcgaggagCCGCGAGTTCTGGAGAAACTGGCAGGCCAAGTGCACTGGGTGCAGTGCGGAAGCGACCACTGCCTAGCTGCGACCGACGCGGggcgtctgtacacctggggTGCCGGCCAGAACTTTCAGCTGGGAAACGGGGAAGACGTCGACATTCGGCGTACGCCGTTCCTGGTCGATCCGCAGCTCTTCGACTCGAAATTCGTCTTGCAG GCTCACGGGGGTTCGCAGCACAGCATGGTGTTGTGCTGGTCGGGACGCTACGCGCCGAAGGATGCGGAGGCTAAGACAGACCTTGCAAAGGCCGCGctcagaaagagacagcgaccagacacagacgaagaggaagacgaagccgagagagaatCCAAGAGAAGAC GTCCTTCCGCTCTGGAGACCGGCGCGGAGGCAACAACAGGGGCGTCGCACGCAGAGGTTGGCCTGGGcgacgaggacggagagagagcagagcagcaagaaggagcgaaggaagacgaagagaaagaagcgggCAAGGCAGGGAAAGTCGAAGAGAAGCACGACGCGGTTCAGGGAGGCGCGAAGCGTCCACGGTCTGCAGGGTCGCCTGCGCACCGCGCGGCTTCGCATGCACcaggaacgaagaaagatgagaaagagagcggaAAGGCAGTGTCGGAAGAGGCGGCAGGCGCGCCGTCTGGTTGTGACTCGGACGTAGAAGACGTAACTGTCGATTTGcagggaagcgaggaagctgcgaaaaagaggaagccttcctctcgcggtCGGGGGCGTGTGCCGCGGAGACACTCTGCGGCTCCAgttgagaagaaggagacagcttCAGGAAGAGTCTCGCGCGCGAAAGCCGCTcaaggacgagagaagaagtccgGAGCGTCGGAAAAGATCGAGAAGGAGGCACAGAAACGTGGAAGCAGTGGAACAGCCAAGAGAGCAGAGTCGAAGCAGACAAGCAAGAGACCCAGCTCGGCAGCGTCGCAGCAAGAGAAGCCTCAGACAGTCCCCCGcggcaagagagagacgtcaCGCCCACCCTCGAGggtcggcgagaagaagcagagagagaccgagaagccagcagcgaggaagggagagcgaaaagcagtaaagaagacagagagcaaagcagagaagaaggcggagaaggcgacggggaagaaaggagcgacgaagaacgcTCGAGGAGGAGCTCCGAAGAAGAGTGCGAGCGCAGGAGTGActgtgaagaagacgattcagaaaaaaacaggaagaaaagcaacGACGCCGACATCAAAGAGAGCAGCAGGAAAGGCTGCAGCCAAGCGGCGCCCAAACAGTCGATAA
- a CDS encoding hypothetical protein (encoded by transcript TGME49_213910~Signal peptide predicted by SignalP 2.0 HMM (probability 0.724) with cleavage site probability 0.184 at residue 106~Predicted trans-membrane domain (TMHMM2.0):32-55:59-82) gives MEKYRVFGDESTGVHPFVPVAYMKAQLSPPPASVVSRLLSAGASVCSLAFSSLLVTLRLLLLLVAALWAILLQQLLLVFSLFPSLHWRLSLSLLAPPARLALFALGVWWLDEQPADFRRLKIRAPPPNAPAPWFAFLSLSAPPRSSASAARTSSCRVCLSSFASLVEPLYLSYRLSPQFVLLHEEGGFSFCSLWAVLKFSMQFRLAPGKGAFRSLSALMLAHEKNSSPRIPLVIFPEGQKSNGTCILQWTAAEGGAGREDREKVDAGFDAAALHALDGRIAEVGCLYTSLLASGKAGSPSRAVPYGLPHTVNAPLEHLRRVLAEKAHGVSAVWAAPAAVQASVQQQLQSRGVSTPASVLDCLREVMIRMLPGVTGVQSKGGADLRAFNAYWERTQKEQYLKNR, from the exons ATGGAAAAGTACCGCGTCTTCGGCGACGAAAGCACTGGAGTTCATCCCTTCGTCCCTGTCGCGTATATGAAGGCTCAGCTGTCGCCGCCGCCAGCCTCggtcgtctctcgtcttctctccgccggcgcgtctgtctgttctctcgccttctcgagtCTGTTGGTGACCCTGCgactgctgctgctgcttgtCGCTGCGCTCTGGGCGATTCTTCTCCAGcagcttctcctcgtcttctcgctctttccgAGCCTTCActggcgcctctccctctctctccttgcccCCCCGGcgcgcctcgctctctttgcTCTCGGCGTCTGGTGGCTGGACGAACAGCCTGCAG ACTTCCGTCGGCTGAAGATTCGGGCGCCTCCTCCGAACGCGCCAGCGCCGTGGTttgcgttcctctctctctctgcgcctccgcGCTCTTCCGCCTCAGCTGCGAGGACCAGCAGCTGTCgagtctgtctctcgagcttCGCGAGTCTCGTCGAGCCGCTCTATCTCTCCTACCGCCTCTCCCCGCAGTTCGTCCTCCTCCACGAGGAGGgcggcttctccttctgctcgctCTGGGCCGTCCTCAAGTTCAGCATGCAGTTTCGA CTCGCGCCGGGGAAAGGCGCCTTCcgctcgctctctgcgcTGATGCTGGCCCACGAGAAAAACTCGTCTCCTCGGATCCCCCTCGTCATCTTTCCTGAAGGGCAAAAGAGCAACGGAACTTGCATTCTCCAGTGGACAGCGGCAGAGGGAGGcgctggaagagaagaccgagaaaaAGTCGACGCTGGCTTCGACGCCGCTGCCCTGCATGCCTTAGACGGCCGCATCGCTGAagtcgggtgtctgtacacctcacTCCTCGCCAGTGGGAAGGCGGGAAGCCCCTCGCGAGCAGTGCCCTATGGTCTTCCCCACACA GTGAACGCGCCGCTGGAGCATCTGCGCCGAGTGTTGGCCGAGAAGGCTCACGGAGTATCTGCGGTGTGGGCGGCGCCGGCGGCGGTGCAGGCGTCggtgcagcagcagctgcagagccgGGGCGTCAGTACGCCTGCGTCTGTCCTCGACTGTCTGCGGGAGGTGATGATTCGGATGCTTCCTGGAGTTACGGGAGTCCAGAGCAAAGGCGGCGCAGATCTCCGCGCCTTCAACGCGTACTGGGAAAGAACTCAGAAGGAACAGTATTTGAAGAACCGGTAG
- a CDS encoding hypothetical protein (encoded by transcript TGME49_213920), whose product MAALSRTSVERAGCGGGLLLPGVPRGRTSLARSLHVASTSDRNGYRRIEKRPGDAAVAAVCRGARADTARRPPTDSRCLNSLGDGRCPPPQPRETDAPVMRRPRGSRASIASRAPTEQTEPRTFFLVEPRETPCGSLADAPCTRLHSPPTPARRQNGDCRSNIAAEHESSQRDAGVSQDRLEEAGAFHDVQSPPGARAAGRLRLTTADASARAASFSPGEKKPQKTCSSHASAPAADAALLPIPEVLRAARSTSCVFDSKRALPARPALGRATAARAAARAEAAARNRLRRTPEKGEKTENSTEKASLKSAGGPVGRPAPRRATLVSASPGASAFSGASATSPQRPRPPSSAPGRRILPSSRSKAAGEAEQEKSRSDSNGVALGRVVTERDRGPSRVSRHHEGERQRGPEERRASEEGRDGVKAKTRERLRRERSSSAAAKGDIAEEPDGKTGWRLEENRPATEADVRAAKRHALAQDLQLLSRDCECGAGLSLWKFYESELEKDRRRIVELETLTEALERRLEQATTVFRCTDTREAVAGLLKAATQEEVCSVMDKHCERIAGEGEEAFQERTTAEGEEMESEEEREMNDLFRLMDGGDKTKPRGAEDRAEDASKSSGLPAAIVAETLRTKLVEEEEKTQADFSTVERIEAETQKTRAQTRKLKEEEQTLCQAANDLSEEVQQLEEEVRLLRDATGGPSHTDNELEKRKEALNKRQEALRLHREETRATAESLTAKLHAAVEELRSFLENKRSHRDCDAPACLSEDLVDEQENLDAQLEAAKAEEQQLDEALKREDARLGHLRRELRRLEAKRDSREMNGKEEESEDGEGGEEESEDRVKALAARHEELLARDEELNRLRTWWLRYAVQQLEHQREQADKARQRHNFQLASLRSQLFALLRRKGLTLADVVECLSSLFPPASPPSASSLPPPSPLEAFSPPSNAPMRELSSPDSRTFSGVTDTSQRPERRDTDSQGDSQADRQPTPKNDRSKDFSLPENSSSSSTSSSLSSASSSPSSWFSPSSFSSSLSSVFLAFPEDPLVGLATSIPQEKGVSSKARCGVRRERQLHASKRCLRIPYAVYSASVTRGREARTEGSAGDRKFRESAHWEQRRESMKGAKDGEANATEEEGIPQGSEGGEAEGRSELTKQL is encoded by the exons ATGGCCGCTCTCTCGCGAACCTCCGTGGAGCGCGCTGGGTGTGGGGGgggacttcttcttccgggCGTTCCGCGAGGAAggacttctctcgctcgttcACTCCACGTCGCCTCGACGAGTGACAGGAACGGCTACCGACGCATCGAAAAACGTCCTGGAGACGCCGCTGTCGCCGCCGTCTGCCGAGGCGCGCGCGCTGACACCGCCAGGCGTCCGCCCACGGACTCGCGGTGTCTCAACTCCTTGGGCGACGGCCGTTGTCCGCCGCCTCAACCTCGCGAGACCGACGCGCCTGTCATGCGTCGACCCAGAGGTTCGAGAGCCTCAATTGCTTCTCGAGCACCGACCGAGCAGACCGAGCCTCGGACGTTTTTCCTTGTTGAGCCTCGCGAAACGCCCTGCGGTTCACTCGCCGACGCACCATGCACTCGTCTGCATTCTCCGCCGACTCCCGCGCGCCGACAGAACGGTGACTGCCGATCGAACATCGCAGCTGAACATGAATCTTCACAGCGGGACGCCGGCGTCTCTCAGGACCGCCTGGAGGAAGCAGGAGCCTTCCACGACGTCCAGTCTCCTCCAGGTGCTCGGGCAGCCGGCAGGCTGCGTCTCACCACCGCAGACGCCTCTGCGCGCGCggcgtcgttttctcctggagaaaagaagccgcagaaaaCCTGCTCGTCTCACGCGTCCGCCCCGGCGGCAGACGCCGCTCTCTTGCCGATTCCTGAAGTCCTCAGAGCTGCGCGCTCGACGTCCTGCGTTTTCGACAGCAAGCGCGCGCTCCCCGCGAGACCTGCCCTAGGCAGGGCGACCGCAGCTCGCGCTGCAGCTCGCGCCGAGGCTGCGGCGAGAAACCGACTTCGAAGGACTCCagagaagggggaaaaaacagaaaactcgACGGAGAAAGCCTCTCTGAAAAGCGCTGGAGGACCTGTCGGGCGTCCAGCTCCACGACGCGCGaccctcgtctctgcttctcccggcgcctctgccttttccGGCGCCTCCGCGACTTCTCCGCAGCGTCCCCGGCCGCCTTCGTCAGCGCCTGGCAGACGCAttcttccctcgtctcgCTCGAAGGCGGCTGGCGAAGccgagcaggagaagagccGTTCGGACAGCAACGGCGTCGCACTCGGAAGGGTGGTGACGGAACGCGACAGGGGACCGAGCCGGGTGTCGCGACAtcacgaaggcgagaggcaaCGCGGAccggaagagaggcgagcgtCGGAGGAGGGCAGAGATGGAGTGAAGgcaaagacaagagagagactgaggagagagcggagcTCAAGCGCGGCTGCAAAAGGAGACATCGCAGAGGAACCGGACGGAAAAACCGGCTGGAGGCTGGAAGAGAATCGACCCGCGACTGAAGCAGACGTCCGCGCTGCAAAGCGACATGCTCTAGCGCAG GATCTGCAACTGCTCTCCCGCGACTGCGAGTGCGGCGCAGGTCTCTCGCTCTGGAAGTTTTACGAGAGCGAACTGGAGAAAGACCGGCGACGAATCGTCGAGCTGGAAACTCTCACGGAGgctctggagaggagactTGAACAAGCCACGACGGTcttcaggtgtacagacacccgagaggCGGTCGCGGGGCTGCTCAAGGCAGCGACGCAAGAAGAAGTCTGCAGCGTTATGGACAAGCACTGTGAGAGAATTGCTGGGGAAG gagaagaagcattccaggagaggacgacggcagagggagaagagatggagagcgaggaagagcgcgagATGAACGACTTGTTCAGACTGATGGATGGAGGCGACAAGACGAAGCCAAGGGgggcagaagacagagcagaagacgcgtcgAAGTCCTCCGGCCTGCCTGCCGCTATCGTGGCAGAGACGCTGAGGACAAAActtgtcgaggaagaagaaaagacgcagGCGGACTTCTCTACAGTGGAGCGAATCGAAGCAGAAACTCAGAAAACTCGCGCTCAGACAAGGAAACTcaaagaggaggagcagacACTCTGCCAAGCTGCCAACGACCTGTCAGAGGAG GTGCAGCAACTAGAGGAGGAAGTTCGTCTTTTACGCGATGCAACAGGAGGACCATCCCACACGGATAACGAATtagaaaagcgaaaagaggCGCTGAACAAACGGCAAGAAGCGTTGCGCCTTcaccgagaagagacgcgtgCAACTGCAGAG AGCCTCACGGCgaagctgcatgcggcagTGGAGGAGCTGCGGAGCTTTCTGGAGAACAA GCGCAGCCATCGGGACTGCGACGCGCCTGCATGTCTCTCTG aagaCTTGGTCGACGAGCAGGAAAACCTCGACGCCCAGCTG GAAGCTGCGAAGGCGGAAGAACAGCAACTCGACGAGGCTCTCAAG agagaagacgcgaggctCGGTCACCTCCGCAGAGAACTGCGACGCCTGGAAGCGAAACGAGACAGCCGCGAAATgaacggaaaagaagaagaaagcgaagacggagaaggaggagaagaagaaagcgaagacagagtGAAGGCGCTCGCGGCGCGCCATGAGGAGTTGCTTGCACG agacgaagagttGAATCGTCTGCGGACCTGGTGGCTTCGCTACGCAGTTCAGCAGCTGGAGCACCAGCGAGAACAAGCCGACAAAGCTCGCCAG agacacaatTTCcagctcgcgtctctgcggtCTCAGTTGTTTGCGCTCCTTCGGCGAAAAGGCTTGACGCTCGCAGACGTCGtcgagtgtctctcttccctgttccctcccgcgtctccgccctctgcgtcttccttgccgcctccttctccgctcgaggctttttcgcctccttcgaACGCGCCTATGCGCGAGCTCTCCTCTCCGGATTCACGGACTTTCTCTGGAGTGACAGATACGTCTCAGAGACCAGAAAGGCGCGACACCGACAGCCAAGGAGACTCGCAAGCGGATCGCCAACCTACGCCCAAAAACGACCGCTCCAAGGACTTTTCTCTGCCGGAAaattcttcttcgtcctcgactTCGTCATCTTTATCCTcggcttcgtcctctccatcttcttggttttctccttcttcgttttcttcttcgctttcctctgtttttctcgcgtttccagAAGACCCATTGGTGGGCTTGGCGACTTCGATCCCGCAGGAGAAaggtgtctcctcgaagGCCCGATGTGGGgtgaggcgagagaggcaactgcatgcatccaagAGATGTCTGAGAATCCCCTACGCCGTCTATTCTGCGTCGGTTACGCGCGGTCGAGAAGCGCGAACGGAAGGCAGCGCGGGGGACAGGAAGTTCCGAGAGAGCGCCCACTGGgaacaacgcagagagagcatGAAGGGAGCGAAAGATGGCGAGGCGAacgcgacagaggaagaaggaataccacaaggaagcgaaggaggagaagcggaaggaagGTCGGAGCTCACGAAGCAGCTCTAG